In one Phycisphaeraceae bacterium genomic region, the following are encoded:
- a CDS encoding DUF58 domain-containing protein — protein MSQPAINYLSPQTLAAIGPLELRARMIVEGLMTGMHRSPYQGISVEFAQHRPYTSGDDLRYLDWKVFGRTDKLYLKQYQKETNLDLVVMVDASGSMAYGSSSTSQQKAASDKPWRKYDHAASLAAAMCYLALRQQDRAGVVLFSGKVLQATRMSNAHDHWRSIVELLATTTPETPRAEDRELAHEKKLAGSERSTATLTQPAAPAGTDLARVFDQMLARLTQRSLIVLISDLFDAAESLDRALARLHHRRHDLIVLQTLDHAELEFPFRTPADFEGLENDGRLGLDPAALRKAYLEALGNHQRHIEETTRRFRFDYLMLDTSEPLGAPLAHFLARRASVAGKRG, from the coding sequence ATGAGTCAACCGGCGATCAACTACCTCTCTCCGCAGACCCTTGCCGCAATCGGCCCGCTGGAGCTGCGCGCCCGCATGATCGTCGAGGGACTGATGACGGGCATGCACCGCTCGCCTTATCAGGGCATCAGTGTCGAGTTCGCCCAGCATCGTCCCTACACGTCAGGCGATGACCTGCGTTATCTCGACTGGAAAGTCTTTGGCCGCACGGACAAGCTCTACCTCAAGCAATATCAGAAGGAGACAAACCTCGACCTGGTGGTGATGGTGGATGCGTCGGGTTCGATGGCATACGGGAGTTCTTCAACATCACAGCAAAAGGCAGCGAGCGATAAACCGTGGCGCAAGTATGACCATGCTGCGAGCCTCGCTGCGGCGATGTGCTATCTCGCGCTGCGGCAACAGGACCGCGCGGGAGTCGTTCTCTTTTCAGGCAAGGTGCTCCAGGCCACGCGCATGTCCAACGCACACGATCACTGGCGGAGCATCGTTGAATTACTGGCGACGACGACACCGGAAACCCCCAGGGCGGAAGACCGCGAGCTGGCGCACGAAAAAAAGCTGGCGGGGTCCGAACGCAGCACCGCGACGCTGACCCAGCCGGCCGCGCCCGCAGGCACGGATCTCGCCCGCGTCTTTGACCAGATGCTCGCCCGTCTGACGCAGCGCAGCTTGATCGTTCTCATCAGCGATCTCTTTGATGCAGCCGAATCACTCGATCGTGCACTGGCGCGTCTGCATCATCGTCGGCATGATCTGATCGTCCTTCAGACTCTTGACCACGCGGAACTGGAGTTTCCGTTTCGGACGCCGGCGGATTTTGAGGGACTTGAAAACGATGGACGACTCGGCCTGGACCCCGCTGCGTTACGCAAGGCTTATCTGGAAGCACTGGGTAACCACCAGCGTCACATCGAGGAAACGACGCGACGATTCCGCTTTGATTATCTGATGCTTGATACCAGCGAGCCTCTGGGTGCGCCGCTGGCGCACTTCCTTGCGCGGCGAGCGAGTGTTGCAGGCAAACGCGGCTGA
- a CDS encoding BatA domain-containing protein translates to MMILIAQITSLFTVSGLAAAGAMTVAIPIAIHLLTRLRRRPQPWAAMRFLFEAYKKQRQRMQIEQWLLLLVRCLILLVLGLALSGPLLNGCARAFGADTTGRTVCIVIDDALSTRAAFSSTGTRFEELRSQALRLIEHLRPTDRIALFRAARPVRAEIAPPTLDHDQARQTLAAMEPRFSAADWPAALASVGDLLSKQNVTQDRGLVVMLSDFAAGTIDLDHTPEGAALSDRARILVTRPMSEASNMQIASLVPRRQMVVTGGGAASIPVELKLRRFAPQTVTELTVVDVALLADDAEKPITSLQREHRWSSGQTEATLSFDVPVPRIDKPLTGGTQMILRARIAAGQQRDAIDADDQRQAVVELRSQLHVGVVGNGRSDVRSTGELAPEEWLALALQPGGKKNSAGPIETQQILNANLDEQTLASLDAVFVLSPDALDDRGWTALHRFANGGGLVWICLPTNQSLTWSGELKKNFGLEWMLGVEVTEAPEAMPWTLRLDTPAPEPLSLLAADWSALLKPVRIKRRVDINGVTGDSSWAQIASSADGKTPASPWLVSAPVGDGRVILITTAVDTAWSNLPTQPIFVPLLHETLRGVLGSSGDAVRLTKLTAGDRPLLGRRWDGAQQLVAAESTVIVLRRNDAGLEPAEVLEKPAVYTAQPGIGLKLAVNPAAEAGNTQALDSDALARWLGRLGSWSWLESSRPEAALLAEAPRTDLGWPLLWATLALLLFETALAKRFSHAAA, encoded by the coding sequence ATGATGATTCTGATCGCGCAAATCACGTCGCTCTTTACGGTCAGCGGTCTCGCCGCTGCGGGCGCGATGACTGTGGCGATTCCAATAGCCATCCATCTGCTGACGCGCCTTCGTCGCCGTCCGCAGCCGTGGGCAGCGATGCGATTTCTTTTTGAGGCGTACAAAAAACAGCGACAGCGGATGCAGATCGAACAATGGCTGCTCCTGCTGGTGCGCTGCCTGATACTGTTGGTGCTGGGGCTGGCGCTGTCGGGTCCGCTGTTAAACGGATGTGCCCGCGCGTTCGGTGCCGACACGACAGGCAGAACCGTATGCATCGTCATTGATGACGCGCTGAGCACACGCGCGGCATTCAGCTCGACGGGTACTCGGTTTGAGGAATTGCGCAGTCAGGCCCTGCGGCTGATCGAACATCTGCGTCCCACTGACCGCATCGCTCTTTTTCGCGCTGCACGACCGGTGCGGGCGGAGATCGCCCCGCCTACGCTCGACCACGATCAAGCCCGGCAAACACTGGCCGCGATGGAGCCTCGTTTCAGTGCCGCCGACTGGCCGGCAGCGTTGGCGTCAGTGGGTGATCTGCTGTCGAAACAGAACGTGACGCAGGACCGCGGATTAGTCGTGATGCTCAGCGACTTTGCCGCAGGCACGATTGATCTGGACCACACGCCGGAAGGTGCTGCGCTGAGCGATCGGGCGCGGATTCTCGTCACCCGGCCAATGAGTGAAGCCAGCAACATGCAGATTGCGTCGCTGGTGCCTCGTCGGCAGATGGTGGTGACCGGAGGCGGTGCTGCGTCGATTCCCGTGGAGTTGAAGCTTCGTCGATTCGCTCCGCAGACCGTCACGGAACTGACCGTGGTGGATGTGGCACTGCTGGCGGATGACGCGGAGAAGCCCATCACGTCACTTCAACGCGAGCACCGCTGGTCCAGCGGGCAGACGGAGGCGACTCTGAGCTTTGATGTACCCGTGCCGCGAATCGACAAGCCCCTGACAGGCGGGACGCAGATGATCCTGCGCGCCCGGATCGCAGCAGGTCAGCAACGTGACGCCATTGACGCAGACGATCAGCGACAGGCTGTTGTGGAGTTGCGATCACAGTTGCATGTCGGAGTGGTGGGTAATGGCCGGTCAGACGTGCGCTCCACAGGCGAATTGGCGCCGGAGGAGTGGCTGGCTCTTGCACTCCAGCCGGGAGGAAAAAAGAATTCCGCTGGCCCCATCGAAACGCAGCAAATCCTCAACGCAAACCTTGATGAGCAAACATTGGCATCGCTGGACGCCGTTTTCGTGCTCAGCCCGGACGCTCTCGACGACCGTGGCTGGACAGCTCTGCACCGCTTTGCGAATGGCGGCGGCCTGGTCTGGATATGTCTGCCGACCAATCAATCACTCACCTGGAGCGGAGAGCTTAAGAAAAACTTTGGCCTTGAGTGGATGCTGGGTGTCGAAGTCACGGAAGCTCCCGAAGCGATGCCATGGACTCTCCGTCTCGATACTCCTGCGCCCGAACCGCTGAGCCTGCTCGCAGCGGACTGGTCCGCACTGCTCAAGCCGGTGCGCATCAAGCGGCGGGTGGACATCAATGGTGTCACGGGCGATTCGAGCTGGGCACAAATCGCCTCGTCAGCCGACGGCAAGACGCCCGCTTCACCGTGGCTGGTGTCAGCTCCCGTGGGTGACGGCCGCGTCATTCTGATTACCACGGCTGTTGATACCGCATGGAGCAACCTGCCCACGCAGCCGATTTTTGTTCCGCTCCTTCACGAAACCTTGCGTGGTGTGCTCGGCTCGTCAGGTGACGCGGTGCGGCTGACGAAACTTACCGCCGGTGATCGACCGCTGTTAGGCAGACGATGGGATGGGGCACAACAACTGGTCGCGGCGGAATCGACGGTGATCGTATTGCGGCGCAACGATGCGGGTCTCGAACCCGCTGAGGTGCTGGAAAAACCCGCCGTTTACACCGCGCAGCCGGGGATCGGATTAAAGCTGGCGGTAAATCCTGCAGCCGAGGCGGGCAACACGCAGGCGCTCGACAGTGATGCGCTGGCGCGGTGGCTTGGCCGTCTGGGATCCTGGTCATGGCTCGAATCCAGCCGTCCGGAAGCCGCCCTGCTCGCTGAAGCGCCGCGCACGGATCTGGGTTGGCCGTTGCTCTGGGCGACGCTGGCTCTGCTGCTCTTTGAAACCGCGTTGGCGAAACGATTCAGCCACGCCGCCGCATGA